Part of the Candidatus Brocadia sinica JPN1 genome, GGTAACGTGGAGGTCATTTATGGGAATAAAATGTGATGTGAGACGCAGGAGAGTAATTTTAGTTCTTTTCATATGGACTTTTTTATCAATTGGAACATCTTATGCTCCTGCCGATGAAAAGAAAAAACAGAGTCGGTAGTCCATGGTGTAACAATCGTATCCCTGGATGCGCCTTTACGAGCTACTATCGGAAGAAAAATTCATATTGAAATCGTTATTGGAAATGAAAGGGCATCGAAGGCAACAACGATATTGACGGTAACATGTCCCACAACAAAACAACAAATTGGCAGGGAGGCTGAAATGCTAGAAGGTTTGACGTCACAGAAAATCGTATATGCCTGGAACACCGAAGGATTAAAAGAAGGAACTTATATCATACGCGCAGAATTAGAGAAGGTACCCGATGAGACTGTTATCGATGATAATGTAAGGCAGATAGAAATACTTCTACAGCAATAAATGAAATTAATTTATCAACCCTTCTAGGGAGAAAATTTTTGGATTAGGCCAAAGAAGGGAATTCCTAACCAGAATATTTTTTTGCTAAATTTGTCAAAAAATTCTTTTTAAAGAACTAATTATTTTGCCCCTTTAACCGTTCATATTCAGCAAATTCCCTGTTGGCGTCCGATATCATACCTTTCTTTTTGTAAGCAAGGCCAAGATTGTAATGAACATTGGCCACGTTGGGTTCAATGGCTGCAACTTTCTGAAATTCCTTTATTGCCTGGTCATACATACCTTTCTTGCCGTATTCAATTCCCCTCTCGTTAATCTTTTTTATATCTAATCCAGTTCCCTCAGCTCCTTTTTGTTCTTCCGTTGCTTTTACTTCCGGCGCTATGGGAGGATAGGATTGCACAATGGATGTGGTCTTTTTCTTCCCGGCGCCGGAAATATTTTTGCCAGATGCTTTTTTCGCTATACTCTTAGACTTGGCACCGGCTTTCTTTTGTGTTGTTTTTGTAACCGACTTTTTCTTGGCTACCGGCTTTGGTTTTTTAGAAGTTTTTGCCACGTTGACCTTGCTAGACAATTTCTTATAAGCAACTTCCAAAGATGCAGCCTTCTTTTTCAGCTTGACATGTTCTTTTTCCATGGCAGATTGTTTCGTCTTTATTTGGGCATATGCTTTATTCAACTTATCCTTCTCTGATGCGAGCATATTAACCCGGCCTTCAAGATTTTGATTCATGGCCTCAAGATTGTCTGATTTTTCTTCCAATCCCCCGATAGTGTGGCTGAGTCCACTATGGAACTTATTAAACGAGCTCTTCCGGAATCTTTCTTCATGTTTCGTATATTTATATAAATTTTCTACCCCGTGGACTATTTTGCTGTCTACAGTCAATATTAACAAGATAAAAAAAATTAATAGCTCGATATATTTCAGTTTAGGCAATCTTCGCACTATTTCTTCCTCCTGAGTAAGATGGAAGGCAAAAAATATACTTACGGTTGTCGTGTTTGCTATGCAAACAACAATTATGCTGTAGTAACTTTATCAAAATATTCTATAATGTTGCAATCAGTTGTGGAAATCAAATAGTCGCTTAATCATTTTATTATTTGAGGATAATAATACACCTACAAATAGATTTTGCAAGTAATTTCGGATATTTTTAGAAAAATTTTCGTTATGCATATCTATCATAAATTCAACTGTATGGCTTATAAAAAGGCACACTATTTTTTACATTGACTTGTTCTGTGTTTATCAGGTAGAATTTGGTTGTTCTTATTTCTACTACCACTTAAGGAGTATAAGTAGATGAAAAATAAAAAAACCAATAAGAAGAGTATTTGTTTTGGATGTAATTATGCAATTGTTTTGGATGGCAAAGATGTATTTTGTAACATCCTTATGCGTGATGTGGCATACAAGTCTTGCACGGCCTTCGAACGAAATTGGCAGATAAATGATATTGTTCCGGAAAAAACGAAGGAAAGAAAAAAGGGGCATTAAAAAATTGTAGGGTTAGTCAGTTATATTCAAACAAAAAGCGGGATAATGTTATATAACATTATCCCGCTTTGCTTTATAGAATTTGTTTTGCGAACAACGATAGTTACATCATTTTGTAAACCAAAGCTATTATCCTGAAAGGTTTTTATCGTAAAACTTTCCTCATTCAAAGGATCGCCACATTCCGTAACCTCTGAGCCAAACTCAAAATTTGAAGTTCGTCTTAAAAGTGACACCTTCATAACTGGACTCCCCAAGGCTCGACGGCAAGTTCCCCTTTTTCCCGAACCCTTCTTCATTCATTGTAACGTCTACAGTTCCACATACATCTTCTTTAACTTCTTTTTCCTCTATTTTTATTTGAATAACACGGTCTCAAATTTTATTGACTAGTTTTTCATCATATGCTAAAATGCTACGACTTTGGAATCGAAAACAAGGAGTCACAGGCAACGTCACGATCTTTTTAATATATTATATTAAGTCAAGCCTTCCGATTGTGTCGTCTTTCGGGCACGCGTGATGCGCGAACGGGTATAGAGTATCTTTAGATGGGTTATTTTGCAATTTTATTCATGGAGAAGAACAATGAAAGAAGAATTTGCTCAGTTTAAAAAGCTCCTCCTTTCTTTAAGAGAAAGGCTCGTCGGGAAAGTGGATTCCATGCAAGGGGAGGCATTAAAAAGATCCAGGCAAGATGCGTCTGGTGATTTATCAAATGTTCCAATACATATGGCAGATGTAGGTACGGACAATTACGAAAGAGATCTTATGATTGAGCTCATTCAGAGCGGAGAAGAAAGTCTACGTAATATCGATGCTGCTTTGGAAAAGATCGAAGAAGGTACTTTTGGCATTTGTGAATTATGCGGAAAAAAGATAAACAAAGACAGACTGAAGGCTGTCCCCTATGCAAAACTTTGTATAGATTGTCAGCGGGAAGAGGAAATGGATAGCGTTTTAAAATAGGTTTTATGAAAAATCCTGTTACATTTGCTATCGTGGCTGTATGTGGTGTTATCGTAGACGTTGTATCAAAATGGATCGTATTCTCAAAATTAGATGAATTTGAAAAGATAAGTTTAATCCCTGGATTAATCAATATATTGCAAAGTAAGAACGAAGGCGTTATTTTTGGGCTGTTCCCCGGCAAAACCAACGCCTTCATTGTTTTTTCATTCATAGCAATCGCCGCTATTATATATATTTATATTAAGGCGGATAAATCTCTTTTTGTGTCAAATTTTGCTTTGGGTTTTATTCTGGCAGGTGCAGCAGGAAATCTCTGGGACAGGATATGGTATGGATATGTAAGGGATTTTATAGATTTGCATATTGGAAATAAATATCATTGGCCTACCTTTAATATTGCTGATGGTCTGATTTGCATTGGCATCTCTATTATGGTTTTTGCCTCATTCTCTTCTCCAAAGCTAAACGAATCCGCCTAAAAACCGTTCCGTGTAAGGTCTCGATACCTTTTTAACAAGTCAAGAGTGATTTTTCCGGGCTTGCCAGTACCAATTACTCGCCCATCAATTTTCACAACAGGAATGATTTCCGCGGCTGTCCCGGTTAGAAAACATTCATCAGCAATGTATAAATCATAGCGAGTCATTAATTCCTCCTTGACCTGAATTCCCATCTTGGTGGCCAATTCCATTACGACGTTTCTGGTGATGCCGATTAATATTCCTGCACCCGCTGGAGGCGTTAAAAGGGTATCGTCTTTAAAAATAAAGATATTGTCACCCGCACATTCCGCTACATAACCATCTTTGTTGAGCATTAACGCTTCCCCAGCCCCGGCTTGTATTGATTCAATCTTTGCCAAAATGTTATTCAGATAATTGAGAGATTTGATCTTGGGGTCAAGAGCAGAAAAATGGTTCCTAATCGTAGCAACGGTTACGATGTCGAGTCCCTTTTCATAAAGCGCTTTTGGATAAAGCTCAATCGTATCCGCAATAATGATGACCTGCGGCATTGAACACTTGTTGGGATCTAATCCGAGTTTTCCTACCCCTCTGGTAACAACAAGGCGTATATAGGAATCTGCCTGATTATTGGCCTCCATTGTTTTTTTTATGGCATCAGCCATCTCAGCCTTTGTTATGGGTATCTTAAGAGCAATAGCCGTTGCAGAGTTGTAAAGTCTATCCAGGTGTTGGTCCAGCGTAAATATCTTTCCATTATAGGCACGTATTCCTTCAAACACTCCATCCCCATAAAGCAACCCGTGGTCAAAAACCGATATTCTGGCCTCTTCTTGAGGAAGTATCTGGCCATTTATATAAATCTTCAATCCCATTGCTATATTTTTTACTCCTTTCTCTTCCTTCTATTCTAGAATGCATCCATCAACGATTCTTACAACTCGTACGGCATGTTTGGCTATTTCTTCATCGTGTGTAACGATCACAACTGTTTGATTTTGTGTCTTATTCAGATCCCATATCAATTCTCGGATTTCATGGCCTGCCTTTGTATCCAGGTTACCCGTTGGCTCATCGCATAACAATAATTCAGGGTTATTAATCAGCGCCCGTATAATAGCAACCCGTTGCCTTTCACCACCAGAGAGCTGTGAAGGCTTGTGCGTCAAGCGATTCCCCAGACCAACCCTTTCTAGCAACGAAGTTGCCCGATCTTTGTAGTTTTTATTTATCGCCCTCCATCTTGAAAACCCACTTCCAATTAAGCCGGGCAGCAAAACATTTTCCAAGGCAGTAAAATCAGGCAGTAGATGGTAAAACTGGAAAACAAAACCGAAAATACGGTTACGCATGTCTGCCTGTTTCTTCGCATTTAACTGAGTCAGATTTATTCCTTTGTATATTACAGAACCAGTGGTTGGTGTATCCAAAATCCCCAGAATATGTAACAACGTACTTTTCCCGGCACCTGAGGCACCCACAATCGCTACAATCTCACCCTTTTCAATGGATAAGTTAATACCCTGCAAAACAGGCACTGTGCGCTCACCATCCGTATATTCTTTAACTAAATTTGTAGCCTGTAAGAGTCTATAACTGTTTGTCATAACCTGAAATGCACATGATATACAATAAACAATTGTTGTAAAAATTGTAGGCTGAAACTATATCATACCTGTAAGTATTAGTCAATTATTTATTTAGGATTTTTCAAGCTTTTTTATGTGTTTTTATCTTTTTTGATTTCTTTTGATTCTACCAGTATTTTCAAGGCTTTCAAGACATTTTCATCATTGCTTAACAGTGCAGATTTTTTATCGGTTTTTATATATAGGTTCAGAGAAAGTACGACGAGAGGTTTCATTAATTATCAATTCGGAGGTATAATTCTATGAAAAAAGACAATCCAAAACAAGAGGCATACACAATTTTACGGAGCGCCGGGAAGTCAATAGAGGAAGCTTACAAACAGGCTGGCTATGCGGGAAAGCCTGGAACTAAGGCTGCGTATGCACTGGAAAGGCGGGTCAAGTCCTACGATTTAGTTGCCCCCGATATGCTTAAAATGGGACACAATGTTGCAAGACTCACACTCAGGATGGCACAAGAGGTGCTTAAAGACAAAGAGAAGCAGAAGCTATCCAAGAAAGAGGAAATATGCTTGAAAGAAGCGCACGAGATTTACCGAGAGCAGCAGCGCCGTGAGTCGTCTATTATCAATAGGCATCTAAACATCAATGTGAATGCCGAGACTGAATTGGTCGACCTCAGCGCATACCGTGATTATCCTGGTGAGGGTGGAGAGGAAAATATAGAGCAAGTCATAAATGCCGAATTTACACAACAAGAAGGATAGTTTTTCAGCATACCACTGTCTTCGATTAAAGGGCGTGGAACGCACGAAATGATCGCAACGATTCCCACTAGGCGGACATCCTTTTGACACCCCCACCCCCTATTAAGGGGCATGTGCCGTTTCTAGTAATGAGACCTCTTCGTGGTTGCGCAGAATTTTCTTGAAATCACACATCATTTATAAAAAAGCCTTGATAAACCAAATTTTTTGAGTATAGTGTCAAAATAAACGCCGACATTATGCCTATTGTGCTATAATATTTGCATATTTGACAGACAGTTTTTAACATAAAATGAGAGGTGATAAATGCGTACAACAATTGACATAGATGATGAGCTTTTAAAAGAGGTCATGGAAAAATCAGGCGCAAAATCAAAAAAGAACGCTATAGTTACAGCGATGAAAGACTATCTAAGGTTAAAGAGACGAGAGGAACTGAAAAATCTTATAGGTAATTTCGATGAATTTAATCTTGACCTGAAAGACCTAAGAAAGATGCGTAATGAAAGATAGAATCCTGATTGATACATCTGCATGGATAGAAAGTTTTAAGAAAACCGGGAATAAAAACCTACAGCAACTAATAATCAAAACCCTTGATTCCTCCCATGTTGCAACAACAAACATCATTATTCTTGAACTATTGCAGGGATGTCGTGATAAAAAAGAGTATCCCGAGATGAAGTTACGATTAGAGTCACTTGAATTATTACCCGCAAATGGAAAAGTCTGGGAAATGGCGTACAATGCTGGCTATAACCTTAAGAAAAATGGCATTACTATTCCCACGATTGATTTAATCATTGCCTCGATTGCTAAGGCTTATAACTATACCCTCATTCATCATGATAGGCATTTTAGATTAGTGACAAAACACCTCGAATTATCAATCATAGATTTCATTGATGAATTTAAGATATAACAAGAAGTAATTGCTTTGGCAAAATTACTTATGGTATGATTATTTCATACCACAATAGGAGGTGTATTTATGACAGCTACAACAATCAAAAAGACTATTTCCCTTCCAGAGAACTTGGCAAGAGAGGCGAAAATGATAGCCGAAGAAGAAGGGGGAAGACCCTGAGCGCAGTAATTCAAGACGCCTTAAGGATAACAAGAAAAGAAAGGTTGAAAAAGGAATTCTATCGAATCCAGGGTTATTGGAGTCGCTCGGAATTAAGGTAATTTTAAGTAGCGTGTGTTATAAACGGTGTAATGAGCTTGTGCTTGTTATACCGCTTTTTTGTTTGTTGACGTCATTGGCAAATACCAGGCCATATGGTAAAAAATATTCAGGGCAAGACGAACAAAATCCTCTTTATGATGCGCTGGATATTGAACCTATCCTACCGTATTACTCCGTGTCGGACATATACGAACTCTGGCTACCAACCCTCACACAGGAGAAAATGAAAAGTAGCGATCTCTTAGACAGAATATTCGTTACCTATGCCATTAAGAGGGCGTTAAACCAAGATAAAGAAGCCATAAATAAATTGTGTAGTCTTTTTCAAGATATTGCCGAAAAAGTAGCTGAAAAGATGGCGAAAAAAAGAGGGCTTAAAAGGCACATCGATGATATAAAACAGGAAGCAAGAATTCTTTTGTGGTCGATGATTAAGGGATTCTCGCCCAAACAAATCCTTGATGGTCTCACTCACAACGTTAATTTTAGCATCCCTAACCCGCATTTCTCACAGAGGGTAATTTGTAATATCAAAAGGTTTCAAAATACATAATGAGTTTGGTATCCAAGACTGATTTTTCTGCTTTTATGCATCAACATTGAATATCCTCATCGTTTTATTGATAAAAACCCGGGAGATGCTATCAAAAGGCGTATTTTGGGCGTAGCGCTCCCGTCCGGCTTAGCAATCATACTTACAATGGTAAATTTTTTCTGAACTTCAAAAGAGCATTGGATACGCTTTACGAATGTTTTGAAAAGCGCGCTGAAAGACTTCTTTATAGGGATAAGCACTGGACAGGCAAACTGCGATTCTCCTTACACTCACCTTTACCTGTGCGCCAATCTTGAGCAGTTTTGTTCGGATCGTGCTGCACTGTGCTTGTGAGAATTCTGTTGAACAAAGCCCTATCCGTCTTAATTCGTTGAGTAACACATAAGCCACTGACGAGAACCACAGCCTCAGTTGATTGGCACGCATCGTCTCTGTACTTGTCCGGTCGGCAAACAAATGTAACTGCTGTTCCTTGATCCTGTTTTCCATCTCCCCCCGTGCACAATACTCTTGCTCGTAAAGACTCCTGGCATCTTTCTCCTCCGATTTTAGTGATGTTACTACAAACCGGGGATTTGGCCCCTTCTCTAAATATTCCACCTTGCCCACTACCCGACGACCCTTGGACCAACTCTTCACCGTTTTATAGAAAAAATCTTTATACACCCTGGATGCTCTTCCTGTCTGCTCATATTGTTTTCTTGCCTCTTCCATTTCGCCTTGTATCTCTTCTTGTAATCGAGAATTCCTTGCAAGCCCAAAGAGATAGTCCACATGGTTTGCTTCACACCAACTCATGATTTCTTCCCTCGCAGACCCCGAATCACCCCGCACTACAATTTTCACCTCAGGCCATTCGTGGAAAAAACGACCTTCCTGGCTCCCGTGTATCGGATCATCCGTCGCATCCAAATCCAAAACACTCTTGCTTCGCCTATCCTGCCCTGTCGGGTCTTTCTTCTTGCACAAAACTGCCAACAATGGGTCTATCCTCAATTGATCATGATCATTCAAGTCCTCATATCCTAACGCTATCCCATATATCCTCTGTGATAATAATTCTTCTACTGTATGCTCTATTGCGTCCTGATCCCGATAATTGGTAAAACACTTTGAAAACTCTTTCATGAAACCTCTTGCCTGTTCTAATCCTCTCAGTAACAGGCCTCCGGCGTCGGTTGTTATTTGCCCTCTATTAAATTGCGATATTACCTTCCTTCCGCTTAACCCTTGATACTCTATTGCATCTTTACACCCTGTTTTCACCTTCAACCCTCCTCTTGCTATGTATAATCTGTTCTTTACAAACATCTTATACCATAAATATCGAGGGTTGTCTAACATATCGGTGAGAAATCCGGGTTAAAGTCACGGTGGAAGCCTATTCCAGAAAGTATTTAGAGTATATCAAGGGGAGTGTGCCAGAAAACACTTTTGTGAACCGTCAAACGGAGGTGAATGCCATTGCAAAACATCTTGGAGGCTTCGAGGTATCTAAACTTAATGCTGTCCTGATACAACGATTCTGCACGGATATTGTGCAAAAAGATGGGGCAAAGGCTTCTACCGTGAATCAGTATTGTTCTGTCTTAAGGCTTATCCTTGATATGGCTGTACAAGAGAAGGTAATTAGTGGTAATCCCATGCAGGGTTTTAAACGGTTAAAAGTAGATGAGACTAGCAAGAGGGTATTAACCAATGAGGAAATTAAGCGAATCCTTGGTGAATCTGTATTGCCTATGGGACGGGAACGCATGGCGATTCTTATAGGGATGTTTACAGGACTTCGGCTCATGGATGTCATGGCTTTAAAGTGGTCAAATATAGACTTCCAGAATGCAACGCTTACGACCATTGCACAGAAGACAGGGAGGGTTGTCGCCTTGCCGTTGTCAAGTTATCTGGTGGGAGAATTAAAGAAGTATAAGGAATCGGTAGGCGATGCAAAGGAACACTTATTTTACGATGGGGAAGTGAATCATAAAATTGCTGGCGAGTGCAGTAATCATTTTATAAGGGTGTTTAAGAAGATGGGGCTATCTGGTGTTTCATTTCATTTATTGCGACATACCAACGCAACTTTAATCACCGAGGTTGTTCAAGACGTTTCTGTCGCATCAAAAATGCTCGGCCATACAAATTTAAATACTACTATGACCTATGTCCATAGAGACCTGGACGACAAGAAAGAAACTGTTGAAAAATTCACCAAACATGTTCTAAGCTTGAAAGAGTACGAACTACGTACGATTTATAAAACTGCGTAATTTTATAAGTCTTTACTTATCAATGCGTTGTGGAATACCCAGATATTTAGGAATAAATACATTGATGTCATATTTCTACCTCTATGCTTGAACTTTATTTCTCTTTTTTGGCCTTTTTTTTGTATAAAGTGAAGTAGCCCTCTGCATCTTTCTCCATGCCTTTAGCCTTGTATGCGGTTCCAATATCATGGTAAATTTCCACGTTATTCGGATCGGACATTACAGCCGTCTGGAATGCGTTAATTGCATCATCGTATTGTTTTTTCTTCATGTAATTTTTGCCAAGCCGATATTGGGCATCTGCATTGCTTACATTAAGTTCGACCGTTTTATTATAATATTGGATGGCTTCATCTACCTTTCCTGTTTTATCGTGCAATAAGGCAATATTATAGAGTGCATTTTCATGTCTTGGATCAATTTCCAGCGCCTTATTATATTCCATCAAGGCTTCCTTATCCATTCCTTTCATCGAATAAACAATACCCAGGTTCGAATGGGCTATTGCAAGATTTGGGTCTAGTTCTATGCGTTTCTTCAATGTTTGTACTGCTTCATCGTATTTACCAATCTTTGTATATGCAATACCCAGGAGAGAATAAGCAGAACGATATTCGGGATTGATTTGGATTGTTTTATTAAATGCCTCAATTGCTTTGTCAAAGACACCTTTATCAAAGTATACCGAAGCAAGATTGTAATGTGTATCGGCGTCTGCAGGCTTTTTTTCTACAACCTTCTGAAAGGCTTCAATGGCATTGCCATACATCCCCTTTTGGGCGTATGCCAGACCAAGGTTTTTATATACCTCTATGTTATCGGGGTTCTTGGCCAATGACTTCGTATACATTTCAATTGCTTCGTCATAAAGGCCATACTGCGCATAGTTCAAACCTTGTTTATAAAATTCGTTAGCAACGTCAATCGGGAATGCAGTCGTATCTCTTTTTATTTTATCGTTACTTTCGGTTGTAACGATACCCTCTTTAGAAAAACAATAGGTTGGATGCAATATCGTTATAATTGCAAGGCTACAAATTGTTGTACATACAAACTTTTTCCTATTCACTATATTTTCTCCCTTGTGTTTAATTAAAAAATAGAACTGAAAAAATGAAGAATACAAATTAAAAAACAAAAGCATAATTAAAATCTTTGCTCTATAGCGAATTATATCCGTGGGTGGATAGTGATTCAACTTATCTTTTAAATCGGAAAAGCATTTTCCCGAAATAGAGCAACACTAATATAACACAGAGGAGTGCGACATCGGTCGGACCCGTTGGAAGGTCAAAG contains:
- the lspA gene encoding signal peptidase II, producing MKNPVTFAIVAVCGVIVDVVSKWIVFSKLDEFEKISLIPGLINILQSKNEGVIFGLFPGKTNAFIVFSFIAIAAIIYIYIKADKSLFVSNFALGFILAGAAGNLWDRIWYGYVRDFIDLHIGNKYHWPTFNIADGLICIGISIMVFASFSSPKLNESA
- a CDS encoding IS1380 family transposase, with protein sequence MKTGCKDAIEYQGLSGRKVISQFNRGQITTDAGGLLLRGLEQARGFMKEFSKCFTNYRDQDAIEHTVEELLSQRIYGIALGYEDLNDHDQLRIDPLLAVLCKKKDPTGQDRRSKSVLDLDATDDPIHGSQEGRFFHEWPEVKIVVRGDSGSAREEIMSWCEANHVDYLFGLARNSRLQEEIQGEMEEARKQYEQTGRASRVYKDFFYKTVKSWSKGRRVVGKVEYLEKGPNPRFVVTSLKSEEKDARSLYEQEYCARGEMENRIKEQQLHLFADRTSTETMRANQLRLWFSSVAYVLLNELRRIGLCSTEFSQAQCSTIRTKLLKIGAQVKVSVRRIAVCLSSAYPYKEVFQRAFQNIRKAYPMLF
- a CDS encoding ABC transporter ATP-binding protein, coding for MTNSYRLLQATNLVKEYTDGERTVPVLQGINLSIEKGEIVAIVGASGAGKSTLLHILGILDTPTTGSVIYKGINLTQLNAKKQADMRNRIFGFVFQFYHLLPDFTALENVLLPGLIGSGFSRWRAINKNYKDRATSLLERVGLGNRLTHKPSQLSGGERQRVAIIRALINNPELLLCDEPTGNLDTKAGHEIRELIWDLNKTQNQTVVIVTHDEEIAKHAVRVVRIVDGCILE
- a CDS encoding tetratricopeptide repeat protein is translated as MNRKKFVCTTICSLAIITILHPTYCFSKEGIVTTESNDKIKRDTTAFPIDVANEFYKQGLNYAQYGLYDEAIEMYTKSLAKNPDNIEVYKNLGLAYAQKGMYGNAIEAFQKVVEKKPADADTHYNLASVYFDKGVFDKAIEAFNKTIQINPEYRSAYSLLGIAYTKIGKYDEAVQTLKKRIELDPNLAIAHSNLGIVYSMKGMDKEALMEYNKALEIDPRHENALYNIALLHDKTGKVDEAIQYYNKTVELNVSNADAQYRLGKNYMKKKQYDDAINAFQTAVMSDPNNVEIYHDIGTAYKAKGMEKDAEGYFTLYKKKAKKEK
- a CDS encoding tyrosine-type recombinase/integrase — translated: MEAYSRKYLEYIKGSVPENTFVNRQTEVNAIAKHLGGFEVSKLNAVLIQRFCTDIVQKDGAKASTVNQYCSVLRLILDMAVQEKVISGNPMQGFKRLKVDETSKRVLTNEEIKRILGESVLPMGRERMAILIGMFTGLRLMDVMALKWSNIDFQNATLTTIAQKTGRVVALPLSSYLVGELKKYKESVGDAKEHLFYDGEVNHKIAGECSNHFIRVFKKMGLSGVSFHLLRHTNATLITEVVQDVSVASKMLGHTNLNTTMTYVHRDLDDKKETVEKFTKHVLSLKEYELRTIYKTA
- the vapC gene encoding type II toxin-antitoxin system VapC family toxin codes for the protein MKDRILIDTSAWIESFKKTGNKNLQQLIIKTLDSSHVATTNIIILELLQGCRDKKEYPEMKLRLESLELLPANGKVWEMAYNAGYNLKKNGITIPTIDLIIASIAKAYNYTLIHHDRHFRLVTKHLELSIIDFIDEFKI
- a CDS encoding type II toxin-antitoxin system VapB family antitoxin, which translates into the protein MRTTIDIDDELLKEVMEKSGAKSKKNAIVTAMKDYLRLKRREELKNLIGNFDEFNLDLKDLRKMRNER
- a CDS encoding tetratricopeptide repeat protein yields the protein MRRLPKLKYIELLIFFILLILTVDSKIVHGVENLYKYTKHEERFRKSSFNKFHSGLSHTIGGLEEKSDNLEAMNQNLEGRVNMLASEKDKLNKAYAQIKTKQSAMEKEHVKLKKKAASLEVAYKKLSSKVNVAKTSKKPKPVAKKKSVTKTTQKKAGAKSKSIAKKASGKNISGAGKKKTTSIVQSYPPIAPEVKATEEQKGAEGTGLDIKKINERGIEYGKKGMYDQAIKEFQKVAAIEPNVANVHYNLGLAYKKKGMISDANREFAEYERLKGQNN
- the ilvE gene encoding branched-chain-amino-acid transaminase codes for the protein MGLKIYINGQILPQEEARISVFDHGLLYGDGVFEGIRAYNGKIFTLDQHLDRLYNSATAIALKIPITKAEMADAIKKTMEANNQADSYIRLVVTRGVGKLGLDPNKCSMPQVIIIADTIELYPKALYEKGLDIVTVATIRNHFSALDPKIKSLNYLNNILAKIESIQAGAGEALMLNKDGYVAECAGDNIFIFKDDTLLTPPAGAGILIGITRNVVMELATKMGIQVKEELMTRYDLYIADECFLTGTAAEIIPVVKIDGRVIGTGKPGKITLDLLKRYRDLTRNGF
- a CDS encoding TraR/DksA family transcriptional regulator; protein product: MKEEFAQFKKLLLSLRERLVGKVDSMQGEALKRSRQDASGDLSNVPIHMADVGTDNYERDLMIELIQSGEESLRNIDAALEKIEEGTFGICELCGKKINKDRLKAVPYAKLCIDCQREEEMDSVLK